The Ziziphus jujuba cultivar Dongzao chromosome 12, ASM3175591v1 sequence CTTATGTTCTTTCTGAGTCAAGTCTCTTTGTTTATCCTTACAAGATCATCATTAAAACCTGTGGCACCACAAAATTACTTCTTTCTATCCCACCTCTCTTGAAGATGGCAGAGACCATTTCCCTTGCTGTAAAATCTGTGAGGTACACTCGTGGGAGTTTCATTTTTCCTGGTGCACAGCATTTCCCACATCGTAACTTTTTGGAAGAAGTTGCTGTCCTTGATAGCTATTTTGGAAATCTTGGTACAGGCAGCAAGGCTTTTATAATGGGCAAGGCAGACACACCAAAGAAATGGCATGTGTATTCTGCTACCGCAGATTTGTTATCTGCTTCGAAACCCATTTACACTTTAGAAATGTGCATGACTGGCTTGGACAAAGAAAATGCTTCCGTGTTTTACAAGGATCAGTCAAGCTTGGCAGCTCTAATGACGGTTAATTCTGGCATCAGAAAGATTCTTCCAGATTCTGAGATTTGTGATTTCTCGTTTGACCCATGTGGATATTCCATGAATGCTATTGAAGGTCCTGCAATTTCTACCATTCATGTCACTCCAGAAGATGGCTTCAGCTATGCCAGCTTTGAAGCAGTGGGATATGATCTGACAGAAGTGAATCTTAATCACTTAGTTGAGAGGGTTTTGGCTTGTTTCCAACCCAGTGAATTCTCTTTAGCTGTGCATGTTGATGATGTTTGTAGATCTCTTGAGCATAACTGTTCGCCTGATGTGAAGGGATACTATTGCGGAGAAAGTAGCTATGAAGAGCTTGAAATGGGGGGTTCTGTTGTCTTCTATAGATTTGCCAGAACTGGTGACTGCTATGGGTCTCCAAGATCAACTCTGAAAGGCTGCTGGAAAGAGGAAGAAGAGCAAGATTAGTATAAT is a genomic window containing:
- the LOC107428270 gene encoding S-adenosylmethionine decarboxylase proenzyme, with product MALPVSAIGFEGYEKRLEISFFEPSIFLDPEGKGLRSLSKSQLDEILGPAECTVVASMSNDYVDSYVLSESSLFVYPYKIIIKTCGTTKLLLSIPPLLKMAETISLAVKSVRYTRGSFIFPGAQHFPHRNFLEEVAVLDSYFGNLGTGSKAFIMGKADTPKKWHVYSATADLLSASKPIYTLEMCMTGLDKENASVFYKDQSSLAALMTVNSGIRKILPDSEICDFSFDPCGYSMNAIEGPAISTIHVTPEDGFSYASFEAVGYDLTEVNLNHLVERVLACFQPSEFSLAVHVDDVCRSLEHNCSPDVKGYYCGESSYEELEMGGSVVFYRFARTGDCYGSPRSTLKGCWKEEEEQD